One window of the Lactococcus lactis genome contains the following:
- a CDS encoding Asp23/Gls24 family envelope stress response protein has product MVQENTKTEVTEVKGSLTYEDKVIQKIVGLALESVNGLLSVDGGFFSNLTGKLVNTDDVTAGVGVEVGKKQVAVDLKVVTEYKKNVPDIYQKIKDVIRKEVSDMTDLEVVEVNVTVVDIKTKEQQKDDEKSLQDRVVGAAQTTGKFTSDQVDKVKEKVDDMGDDARVK; this is encoded by the coding sequence ATGGTACAAGAAAACACAAAAACAGAAGTAACTGAAGTTAAAGGTAGCTTGACTTACGAAGATAAAGTGATTCAAAAAATTGTTGGACTTGCCCTTGAATCTGTCAATGGACTATTGTCTGTCGATGGAGGATTTTTCTCAAATCTGACAGGAAAACTAGTAAATACAGATGATGTTACAGCAGGTGTCGGTGTAGAAGTTGGTAAAAAACAAGTTGCAGTGGACCTAAAAGTAGTCACAGAATACAAGAAGAACGTTCCTGATATTTACCAAAAAATTAAGGATGTCATTCGTAAAGAAGTTTCTGATATGACTGATTTAGAAGTTGTTGAAGTTAATGTTACAGTTGTTGATATTAAGACAAAAGAACAACAAAAAGATGATGAAAAAAGTTTACAAGATCGTGTGGTTGGCGCAGCTCAAACAACAGGGAAATTTACATCTGATCAAGTAGATAAAGTAAAAGAAAAAGTTGATGACATGGGTGATGATGCTCGTGTAAAATAA